The Aneurinibacillus uraniidurans genome segment AGTACAGCTGCTACATCTTCCCCTACCATATGGCAAGCCGCCATCGTTTTGCGCATCATCTCGATGTCACCGAATGCAACATGACGGAAGCCGTTTACGAGCGGCATGAACGGTTTACGGAATACACCTTTAGCTGTACCAGACAGAGCGCCTAAGCTTTTACCATGGAACGCGCGTGTTGTCGCAATGAATGTGCTGCGACCTTCCTCACTGTGATAGATTTTTGCCATTTTAAGCGCTGCTTCTACCGCTTCTGTACCGGAGTTACCGAAGAAACAGTATTTCAGGTCGCCCGGTGTGAGCATGCCGAGTGTTTTAGCAAGCATTGCACGAAGTGGGTCGAGTAAGTCCTGGCTGTGAAGCGGCTGCTTTGCCATCTGATCCGTTACCGCTTTGATTACTTTTGGATGACTGTGACCTACGTTGTAAATACCGAAGCCACCTAGGCAGTCAATGTATTCTTTGCCGTGTACGTCTACGAAACAGTTGCGACCAGAGTCTTTCCATTCTACAGATGCAAACTGGCCGTCTTTTGTTACAGACTTACGGTATTCTAAGAAACCCGGATTTACATTTTCACGGAATCCGTCTACAGTTTCCTTAGCAATCCACGCCGCTTCTTCTTTTGTTACTTCTGTCTTTTCAATAATGTCGAGAACTTGTTCCGTATATTTGAGTACTTCGTTATAATTTTGCATAATTGCCTCCATGTTTTATATTTTGATTTTGATTTTGATTTGTATTAGTTTTCAAACCAACCGATCGGCTCTACGTTCAGGTTGATGTTGATTTGCTTCACTTCGGTATATTCTTCAAAGCCAAATGTTCCAAGCTCACGTCCAATACCACTTTGCTTGTAGCCACCCCATGGCGCTTCATTATATGTCGGGTGGTAGCTGTTAATCCATGTAATACCGGCACGCAGCTTGCGAATGACGCGCTGTGCTTTCGCGCCATCACTTGTGAATACACCGCCTGCAAGACCGTATACCGTGTCATTTGCGAGCTTGATCGCGTCCGCTTCATCCTTGAACGTCTGGACAACAAGGACCGGTCCGAAAATCTCTTCTTTTACAATCCGCATATCTGGTGTTGTATTAGTGAAAATTGTCGGCGCTACGAAGTTACCGTTTGCCAGTTCTCCGTCTGTCAGACGCTCCCCACCACATGCAAGCGTTGCGCCTTCCTGTTTGCCAATTTCGATGTAGCCAAGCACTTTTTCCATGTGGACTTTCGATACGAGCGGCCCCATCTCTGTGCCTTCTGCTTGACCAGGTCCCACCTTAATTTTCTTCGCACGTTCTACAAGCGCTTCCACAAATCTGTCATGAATGCTTTCTTCTAATAGAAGGCGAGAACCGGCTGAGCATACCTGACCCTGATTCGCAAAAATTGCAAACAATGCATAATCGACTGCTGTGTCAAAATCAGCATCTGCGAATACGATATTTGGAGATTTACCACCAAGTTCAAGTGAGATTTTCTTCAGGTTACCTGTTGCCGCTTTCATAATGGTGCGACCCGTTGCCGTACCGCCCGTAAATGCTACTTTATCTACATCATGGTTGGACGCGATCTCCTGACCAACTGTCGGGCCTGCACCAAGTACGAGATTCGCAACCCCAGCAGGAACACCTACTTCATCAATGATGCTAAACAGGCGAATCGCAGTAAGCGGTGTCACTTCTGATGGCTTAAATACAACCGCGTTACCAGCTGCAAGTGCTGGAGCAAGCTTCCAAGCTGACATTAGAAGCGGATAGTTCCACGGAATGATTTGGCCGCACACCCCGATCGGTTCCCGAACGACCATGGCCTGCATCGGATCAGCCACTTCATATGTCTGACCGTGCGGCTTTGTAGCCAGCCCTGCATAATAGCGGAAGCATGCAACGGCATCTGCCACATCGAATTCTGCTTCACGTAGTGGCTTACCATTATCGTCTGTTTCAAGTGCCGCAAATTCTGCTGCACGTGCTTCCAGCTTATTCGCAATTTCAAACAGGAGACGGGCCCGTT includes the following:
- a CDS encoding aldehyde dehydrogenase family protein, whose product is MADVLQMYINGEWVNAASGETREVLNPATGEVIAVVTEGNEEDTRRAIAAAKYAFYEGGWWDTPASERARLLFEIANKLEARAAEFAALETDDNGKPLREAEFDVADAVACFRYYAGLATKPHGQTYEVADPMQAMVVREPIGVCGQIIPWNYPLLMSAWKLAPALAAGNAVVFKPSEVTPLTAIRLFSIIDEVGVPAGVANLVLGAGPTVGQEIASNHDVDKVAFTGGTATGRTIMKAATGNLKKISLELGGKSPNIVFADADFDTAVDYALFAIFANQGQVCSAGSRLLLEESIHDRFVEALVERAKKIKVGPGQAEGTEMGPLVSKVHMEKVLGYIEIGKQEGATLACGGERLTDGELANGNFVAPTIFTNTTPDMRIVKEEIFGPVLVVQTFKDEADAIKLANDTVYGLAGGVFTSDGAKAQRVIRKLRAGITWINSYHPTYNEAPWGGYKQSGIGRELGTFGFEEYTEVKQININLNVEPIGWFEN
- a CDS encoding putrescine aminotransferase, which codes for MEAIMQNYNEVLKYTEQVLDIIEKTEVTKEEAAWIAKETVDGFRENVNPGFLEYRKSVTKDGQFASVEWKDSGRNCFVDVHGKEYIDCLGGFGIYNVGHSHPKVIKAVTDQMAKQPLHSQDLLDPLRAMLAKTLGMLTPGDLKYCFFGNSGTEAVEAALKMAKIYHSEEGRSTFIATTRAFHGKSLGALSGTAKGVFRKPFMPLVNGFRHVAFGDIEMMRKTMAACHMVGEDVAAVLLEPIQGEGGVIIPPDDYLKQVRELCDEYGALLIFDEVQTGMGRTGKMFCADHYGVVPDIITLAKAFGGGVMPASATVASEKVFEHLFDNPFLHTTTFGGNPLACAAALATINVLIEENLPQRAAEMGDYLITGLRDAMKGHEDKVLEIRGKGLLIGIEFVSDEIGYEVAKGFFDNGVLTAGTLINAKTVRIEPPLTIEKEQCDKVCETFAKVLKEVNKEAVVQG